In a genomic window of Scyliorhinus torazame isolate Kashiwa2021f chromosome 5, sScyTor2.1, whole genome shotgun sequence:
- the LOC140420842 gene encoding uncharacterized protein, with the protein MEEKSTIHSGEKLYMCSMAEPSSRQSADQSKHKCSQTGEKLWKCGDCGKGFKCPSDLERHQYSHTGERPFTCPICGKGFTHLSASVRHKRVHTGERPFTCSQCGKGFSQSSHLLTHQRVHSDERPFKCPGCGKCFKSSRDLIRHQRVHTEERPFSCSRCGSGFKTSSDLTVHQRIHTGTRPFTCGECGKGFTQSSNLLNHQRVHTGDRPLKCTDCGKCYKSSSELMSHRRVHTDEKPFRCSHCGTGFKHSSQLTVHQRVHTGERPFNCSQCGKGFIQLSQLLRHQQLHTLERQFTCSECGKWFTNLPKLITHQRVHTGESPFNCSQCGKRLTHLSHLLIHQRVHTGERPFTCSDCGKGFTQSSALVRHQRIHTDERPFKCPDCGKCFKISTNLVTHQRVHTHGKPFGCSRCRSGFNTLSELTGHQQVHIGEKPFNCSQCGKGFTQSSHLLTHQRIHTGERPHTCSDCGMGFTQSSALMRHQRVHTGERPFKCPNCGRYYKSSSELMSHQRVHTDERPFRCSLCGTGFKTSFELTLHQRVHTGERRFTCCECGKGFITSSTLLRHQRVHN; encoded by the coding sequence ATGGAAGAAAaaagcaccattcacagtggggagaaattgTACATGTGTTCTATGGCTGAACCTTCGTCCAGACAATCAGCTGACCAGTCAAAACACAAATGTAGTCAGACTGGGGAGAAgctgtggaaatgtggagactgtgggaagggattcaaatgcCCTTCTGACCTGGAAAGGCATCAATATAGTCACACTGGTGAGAGACCCTTCACTTGTCccatctgtgggaagggattcactcatttatcTGCCTCAGTgagacacaagcgagttcacactggtgagagaccgttcacctgctcccagtgtgggaagggattcagtcagtcatcccacctgctaacaCACCAAAGAGTTCAcagtgatgagagaccttttaaatgcccaggcTGTGGGAAATGTTTTAAAAGTTCCAGAGATCTGatacgccatcaacgtgttcacactgaagaGAGACCATTCAGTTGCTCTCGTTGTGGGTCTGGTTTCAAGACATCATCTGACCTCacagtacatcagcgaattcacactggaacgaggccattcacttgcggtgagtgtgggaagggattcactcagtcatccaacctgctgaatcatcagcgagttcacactggcgacAGACCACTTAAATGCACAGACTGCGGGAAATGTTACAAAAGTTCCAGTGAACTGATGTCCCATcggcgtgttcacactgacgagaaaccgttccgatgctctcactgtgggactgggttcaagcactcatctcaactcactgtacaccagcgagttcacactggggagaggccatttaactgctcccagtgtgggaaaggattcattcagttatcccagctgctgagacaccagcaacttCACACTTTGGAGAGACAATTCACCTGTTCCGAGTGTGGGAAGTGGTTCACTAATTTACCCAAACTGAtaacacaccagcgagtccacactggggagagtccattcaactgctcccagtgtgggaaaagATTGACTCATTTATCCCACCTGTTGatacaccagcgcgttcacactggggagaggccattcacctgctctgactgtgggaaaggattcactcagtcatctgccctggtgagacaccagcgaattcacactgacgaaaggccttttaaatgcccagactgtgggaagtgtttTAAAATTTCCACAAACCTGGTGACCCATCAACGTGTCCACACCCATGGTAAACCATTCGGATGCTCACGCTGTAGGTCTGGGTTCAACACATTATCGGAGCTCActggacaccagcaagttcacattggggagaaaccattcaactgctcccagtgtgggaagggattcactcagtcatcccacctgctgacacaccagcgaattcacactggggagaggccgcatACCTGCTCTGACTGCGggatgggatttactcagtcatccgccctgatgagacaccagcgagttcacactggtgagagaccatttaaatgcccaaaCTGTGGGAGATATTATAAAAGTTCCagtgaactgatgtcccatcaacgtgttcacactgatgagagaccgttcaggtgctctctctgcgggactgggttcaagaCATCATTTGAGCTCActttacaccagcgagttcacactggtgagaggcggTTCACTTGctgcgagtgtgggaagggattcattacctCATCCACcctactgagacaccagcgagttcacaactaA